In the Haladaptatus sp. QDMS2 genome, CGTAATCCAGTCCAAACCGTTCGAGAACTCCAGGTCTGAAGTTCTCGACGACGATATCGACCCGCTCGGCGAGTTGCTGGGCGATTCTCTTCCCCTCGTCAGTTTTCAGGTCAATACTGACTGAGCGTTTTCCTCCGAGATTGAATGAGGAAAACGCGTCAACCCATTCTGATCGGGGACGTTCCCCACCAGGCGGTTCGATTTTTATGACGTCTGCACCTAGTCCGGCCAATAATTGCGTACAGTGCGGTCCCGAGACCTCTCGAGTGAAATCGAGAACCTCGAAACCCGTGAGTGGTTTCATCTCGCACAAGGATTCTCTATTTAATTATTTAAGTATTGTGACGACTGTCAAATTCAATCGTCGCCTGAGACCGTCGATGCAAACGGAGCAATCGCGGGGGATTCTCGTCTGCTCATTATCTGGTACTGCATCAATCAGTGAATCCAGTATATTCGTCTGCAGCGCTCGATATTCGAGCGAGGCAACAATACTGAGTTGCACGTACGGGGAACTTATAACGGCTGCTTGTGAATCTACCTCTGGTATGGAGTACACAACCCTCGGAAGCACTGGCATGACGGTCAGTCGAATTTGCCTCGGTTGCATGAGTTTTGGAACGGATCGCGAGTGGAAGCTCACACAGGAAGAAAGCGCCGAAATCATCGAGCGGGCGCTCGATCTCGGCATCAACTTCTTCGATACCGCGAACGTCTATTCGAAAGGTGAATCCGAACGAATCGTCGGGAACGTCCTCAGCGATTACGACCGCGACCGATTGGTTGTCGCGACAAAGGTTTACGGAGAAATGGATGAGACAAATCCCAATGCTAGTGGGCTCTCGCGAAAGGCAATTGAGCAGGAACTGCGAACAGCCTGGAGCGCCTCGGGATGGATACCATCGACCTCTATCAGACCCACCGATGGGATTACAACACACCTATCGAGGAGACGCTCCGCACGCTCGACGACGCAGTTCGCCGAGGGACGGTCCGGTATTTGGGTGCTTCGTCGATGTGGGCCTATCAGTTCGCCAAGGCTCTCTACACGAGTGAGGCACTCGGCCTCAATCGGTTCGCTACGATGCAAAACCACTACAATCTACTCTACCGCGAGGAGGAGCGTGAGATGCTCCAACTTTGCCAAGAGACAGGCATTGGTGTCATTCCGTGGAGTCCACTGGCCAAAGGGTATCTTGCGCGTCCACATAATCAGCTCGAAGCAACCACCCGCGGAGAAACGGAAGACTACACCCAGACCCATCCCTACTTCCAGGGGAATGGGCAGGCCATCAATGAACGCGTGCAGGAACTTTCTGACGAGAAGGGCGTTTCAATGGCCCAGATTTCGTTTGCGTGGCACCTCCACAAAAGCGGTGTCGATGCACCCATCGTCGGTGTGACGACCGTCGAGCAGTTAGAGGAGGCCGTAGAGGCGCTTGACATCACGCTTTCCGAGGCCGATCTCACGTATCTCGAAGAGCCGTACCGTCCCGTTCCGCCGTCCGGTCACGAGTGACGGTCCTAGCGAGCATTTCCAATTCAACTATCTCAACGTTAGTAGGGTTCGTCCGAAAGCTTTGCTGGAATAACATCGTCGATTTTGAGCACCTGGAAAACGACCTCCGATGCACCGATAATCGCCTGGAGCTTCACGTTATGCGGTTCGACGATACCTGCCTCGACAACATCGTCGACGACACCTTCGTCCGGAACGACGCCAGCGTTGCGATGATTCATGTCGTGTCGTCTCCGGAGTTCGACAAGGGTGTCTATCGGGTCGTGCCCCATGTTTACGGCGAGTGTTCGTGGAATGACTTCGAGCGCATCGGCGTACGCGCGAATTGCAAGTTGTCGTCGGTCGGCGATGTCGTTGGCCTCTGCTCGTAGAATGCGACCGACCTCCGTTTCTACTGCACCTGCCCCTGGTACGAGACATCCTGACTGTATCGTAGCTCGCACCGTGGCGATGCCGTTTCTGACCGTGCGTTCGACTTCGTCAAGACTGTGTTCGATTCCGCCCCGGAGGAGAAGCGTGGCACTGCGAGGGTCCTCGCAACCTTCGATAGCGAACAGCTGTTCTCGCCCGAACTGGCGTAACTCGACTCGGTCGGCCAGCCCGATGTCTGACGGTTCGAGCTCGTAGATGTCGGATATGGCGCTTGCGCCCGTCGCCCGTGCAATCTGCTCGACGTCTTGCGAAAGTGTGCGCTTGGTTGCGAGTATTCCGTTTTCACTCAGCAGAAGCCGGGTTTTCTGGCTGATGTCTTTCGTGCAGAACACGACGTTCACGCCGTGGTCCACGAGTTCGTTTACGAGTTGCTCGGCAGCGCTGTACTCATAGTCGTGGAATTGTGTTACGTCCTCGGGACGTTCAAAATGTATCTCCGCAGACCCTCTGCGTGCGCCGGTTGGCTGTATTGGCGCGTCAACACAGGCAATGCGCGCATCTTCGACAGCTCGTGGCATACTGGTGAGTACTGGGTCCGTAGTGTCGATTAACACCCCGCTGTAGAGGACTGAGTCTCCTACAACACCCCCAGGTATCGTGGTCGTCGTGATGTAGTCGAGATTTATATCACCGTCCTGTTCGACCGTTCGAACTGCCTCCACGACGAGGTTCGCGAGGGTGTCACCGATCGCAGTCGTTCCTCGTCCCGTCATCGCCACCTTCGCGACGTGCTCTAAGTGTTCGGTGTTGTTGACCGTAACCTCAAACGAATGTTGCGCCATGAGGTCTGCTGTTCGATCGGAAGCCCACAGATAGCCGTCAACGATGCTGCTCGGGTGCAGTCCCTTTTCGACGAGAGTCTCCGCACGGCGCATAAGTTCTCCCGCAAAAATCGTCGCGGTCTTCGTTCCGTCGCCGAATCGCTCTCCTTGTGACTGGACGAGTTCGGTGATAAGTCTCGCCGACGGGATGATGTCCATCTCGACGTCGACCTCGCCCAGAATAGTCGCCCCATTGTTCGTGATGATGACCATCTGGTTTGAATCGACGATCATCTTATCACGTCCAGTTGGTCCGAAGGTCGGTCGGAGCAGGTCCGAGAGTGCAACTCCTGCTTGGATGCTGATGTTAGTGACGTTCGATTCCTTGTCCTCGATATCGTTCTGACTGGCCGATCGATTTTTTACCATGAGTTTGTGATGTGTTGCGTCGTCATCGCTGTTCGTTGGTTGATCTTGTAGTGAATAGCCCTCGAGATGATTGCTGAGCCGATGACGGACCGTCTGTCCTTGCCGCTGTGAGCGCGGTTGGGGTCGTTCAGCCTCATCGTTCGAGATCACCGAGTCCTTGCGTCTCGTCGGGAAGGTCGTCTGCGCTGATATCGACCTCAGCTGGGTCGGTTACGAACGGATCTTCAACGGTCATTATTTCGTCGATGCCGAGTATTACGTTCGCTGCGTCGACAGCCCCTACGAGGGCGTGTTTTTTTGCGTACGCAGGTTCAATCACGCCAGCTTCCATGGCATCGAAGGGCGCTCCAGAAGCCGCATCAAGTCCTACAGAAGTGTTGCCGCGTTCATGGGCGGTTCGAAGACTGATGAGCGCATCAATTGGGTCCGTTCCAGCGTTCTCCGCAAGCGTTCGCGGCACGAATTCAACCGCGTCAGCAAAGGCATTCACGGCAAGTTGTTCCCGGCCCGGAACACCGTCTGCGTACTCACGAATCCGCGCGGCCACTTCGATCTCGATTGCGCCGGCACCAGGTACCGCATGACCGTTCCGGACGACCTGCGCGACAACATCGATCGCATCGTTGATGTTTCGCTCAAATTCATTTACGAGGTGTGGAGTAGATCCCCGGACGAGGAGTGTTGCGCAGGCCGCATTAGAGGGTTCAACGAGGAACAACTCGTCGTATTCATCGCGACGAACGCATCCATGCCCAAGGCGGTCTGCGTTCACTGTTCGCAGGTCGGAGATGGCGGCTATGTCGAAGAGGGTTTCCAGGAAGGCCAATCGCTCCTCGCTGACGTTCTGGAGTGCCAGAATTCCTTCTTTTGCGAGCATGGACCGCGCGAGGTCGTCGATTTTCTCTAAGCAGAATATGACGTTCACCCCACCATCGACGAAGCGGGTTACAATCTCTCGGAGCGTAGCCTCCTCACTGTCGCGAAACGCTTTGAGCTGCGAGGGGTCATCGACTTCGATGTGTGATCCCGATCCGCTTTCGAGTTCGTCGGACGTAATCGGAGAATCGAGAAGCAAAATCCGCGCATCATCGACCTCGTAGGGCATATCGTCGTGTACTGCGTCTCGCGTGAACACCGCACCGGAGACGAGCGTCGATTCGGCTGCTGCGTGCCCAACTTGGGTTTCGACTGCGAGATCTCGGATGTCTACCACTCGCTCTCCATCTGCTGTTTCGGTAGCGGCGATACGAACTCCATCGACGACGAGTCCGCTGAGCATTTGCTTCACTTGATCGGCATTTTTCCCGGTCATGCTCGTCTCCGCAAGCGTTTGGAGGAGTGTCTCGTCATCCGGCCCCACCTGCTCTGAGAGGTTATCGACCTGTCTGAGTGCCTCCTCAACTGCAAGATTGAACCCTCCGACGATTCGGGTGGGATGAACCCCCTCCTCAAGCAGGCGTTCGGCGCGCTTCAATAATTCACCCGCCAGCACCACGGCCGTAGTCGTGCCATCGCCAGCCTCTTCCTCCTGAACTTTCGCAACCTCGATGATGACCTTCGCAATTGGATTGTCGACCCTCATTTCTCGCAAAATCGTCACCCCGTCGTTGGTGATAGTGACGGTTCCGATATCGCTGATCAACATTTTGTCCATCCCTTTGGGCCCCAGCGTCGAACGAACGGCGTCCGCAACGGCGCGGGCGGACGCGATAATATATCCCCTGCCTCCTCGTCGACCAGACGGCCAATCTCGGAACCAAAGAGGTCGTCGTCGAAGCGGTCTTCGGCAAAGAGCTCCTCGGCGAAGAAGTCCTCGTCGATGTCGGGGACGGGTGATTGCCGGTTATCTATTTCGCTCATCATTAGGTCCAATTGTTAACTCACCTACTTAAATCATCATATAGAATTTCTGCCATTATTTTGGGTGTCGCCAACTCAACGACCGCCGCTAACTTCCGTCCCAAACGAGCACTGTGCTGGAGCACTTTCAGACGTCGATACCCCCCAGAAAAGAACCGTGAGACCGACACGGCTGTCTTGAATGACCGTGACCAATAGGTATTAATATCGAAGTGGAAGACATGCATACGTCTGATATGAGAGCAGAGAAACGGTATTTCGAGGAGGTACCAGTTGGAGAAACGCGTACGTCCTACGGACGAACTATCACCGAATCCGATATCCACGGCTTCGCCGGCCTTGAGGACACTACGGTGAGTTACACACAAACAAAGCGTACGCAGAAACGACACCATATGGTCGCCGAATCGCTCACGGCGCACTAAACGTCACGTTGATTCAGGGACTCATGGCGAGTACGCCGTGGAACTTCCAAACCTACGCCCTCTATGGATTCGACAAGATTCGGTTCGTGAACCCAGTTTTCATTGGTGACACTGTCCATCTGGAGGCGGAAGTCATCAATAAAGAGGTTCGAAATGAGGAAACAGGTGTCATCACGATTAACTGTGAACTCACAAAGGAAGATGGGACGACCGCAACGGTACTTAAGTGGCTTCTCCTCGTTCACCGCGAATCCTGACAGGAGCTATCCACCACCCCATGAAAAACATGAGATCGAAGTTAATCGCAGGTATCTACTGAACACCTGGTTATTCTCTTTTACTCGACTCAAACGAAACAACTCGCGGCGAGGAGAAAACTCCCTTGGCCGTACGAGGTGATACCAAGCGGCGCGAACGAACTCGCGGGTGGTTTCGCGACCCGTTGAACTGCCCCATCTTCCCGAACAGCGCCGATGCACGCATCCATCCCCTTCTCAGCAGCGGCTGCATACGGTGCTCCATCGAGAATACCCTCGTTGAGTGCTCGCTGAATCGTGTAGGTGAAAAATGCTGTGCCAGACAGTTCCAGCGGGGATTTCGTGTCGTCGACCCGTTGACGCCAGAAACCGGTGTCATCTTGATAGACCAGGAGACCGTCGACGACGCGCTCAAGAATCTCCCGCACCGTCTCTCGCTCGGAATGATCCTCCGGCAACAGCCCGAGTGTGTCAATAAGCCCAGCGGTCGCCCATCCAACCCCACGACCCCAGTACTCACTCGCAGGATAGTAGTCGGGCGTCTCACGCCAAATATGCCGGAACAAGCCAGTATGCGGATCTTGAAGGTGCTTTGCGTGGATTTTGATCGGTGTACCGCATCCTCAACGGGTTCATCATTGTCGGTGAGCAGCCCGTACCGCACGTACCAGGGACAGAGGAAATAGAGAACCTCGGTGAACAACTCGATTGGTCCATCGCGGCGGGAGATGCCACCATCTCGCGTACGGTCGACCGTTTCGAAGTACTCATACTGTTTTCGAACCGCATCGAGGTACCGTTCGT is a window encoding:
- the thsA gene encoding thermosome subunit alpha, with amino-acid sequence MVKNRSASQNDIEDKESNVTNISIQAGVALSDLLRPTFGPTGRDKMIVDSNQMVIITNNGATILGEVDVEMDIIPSARLITELVQSQGERFGDGTKTATIFAGELMRRAETLVEKGLHPSSIVDGYLWASDRTADLMAQHSFEVTVNNTEHLEHVAKVAMTGRGTTAIGDTLANLVVEAVRTVEQDGDINLDYITTTTIPGGVVGDSVLYSGVLIDTTDPVLTSMPRAVEDARIACVDAPIQPTGARRGSAEIHFERPEDVTQFHDYEYSAAEQLVNELVDHGVNVVFCTKDISQKTRLLLSENGILATKRTLSQDVEQIARATGASAISDIYELEPSDIGLADRVELRQFGREQLFAIEGCEDPRSATLLLRGGIEHSLDEVERTVRNGIATVRATIQSGCLVPGAGAVETEVGRILRAEANDIADRRQLAIRAYADALEVIPRTLAVNMGHDPIDTLVELRRRHDMNHRNAGVVPDEGVVDDVVEAGIVEPHNVKLQAIIGASEVVFQVLKIDDVIPAKLSDEPY
- the thsA gene encoding thermosome subunit alpha, translating into MDKMLISDIGTVTITNDGVTILREMRVDNPIAKVIIEVAKVQEEEAGDGTTTAVVLAGELLKRAERLLEEGVHPTRIVGGFNLAVEEALRQVDNLSEQVGPDDETLLQTLAETSMTGKNADQVKQMLSGLVVDGVRIAATETADGERVVDIRDLAVETQVGHAAAESTLVSGAVFTRDAVHDDMPYEVDDARILLLDSPITSDELESGSGSHIEVDDPSQLKAFRDSEEATLREIVTRFVDGGVNVIFCLEKIDDLARSMLAKEGILALQNVSEERLAFLETLFDIAAISDLRTVNADRLGHGCVRRDEYDELFLVEPSNAACATLLVRGSTPHLVNEFERNINDAIDVVAQVVRNGHAVPGAGAIEIEVAARIREYADGVPGREQLAVNAFADAVEFVPRTLAENAGTDPIDALISLRTAHERGNTSVGLDAASGAPFDAMEAGVIEPAYAKKHALVGAVDAANVILGIDEIMTVEDPFVTDPAEVDISADDLPDETQGLGDLER
- a CDS encoding glycoside hydrolase family 88 protein, which codes for MKIHAKHLQDPHTGLFRHIWRETPDYYPASEYWGRGVGWATAGLIDTLGLLPEDHSERETVREILERVVDGLLVYQDDTGFWRQRVDDTKSPLELSGTAFFTYTIQRALNEGILDGAPYAAAAEKGMDACIGAVREDGAVQRVAKPPASSFAPLGITSYGQGSFLLAASCFV